In Cervus elaphus chromosome 24, mCerEla1.1, whole genome shotgun sequence, a single genomic region encodes these proteins:
- the PRRT3 gene encoding proline-rich transmembrane protein 3, producing the protein MRRGAQLQGRAQGERGGCQLGAQAHSVRTGSRGLEAQASAWSMAPSPWGCMDGFLLLLPLLSLGTSPALGRGLPRPLEDSEPHLTLGAHDRGPLDMERRAFDFFGEKPRDQSPWNTSVAQVPAEEMPERPEDTLGPALHGPKAAHGAQREGLSVTDDLQVAQGPISQGWTGPPDSQEPMDQEAPIPYPLGPPHLPFFPTTPRLQLRLATVPPTSAEPGGQVGQLPPRDGLSAKGKTRVSETFPWDHKGPSPTLAPHPDIVARPGLEEQGGDEEDFQEAAQGPLSTQQGPAAPDTGSVSPAEGASSQEPESQPDLALARSLPPTEEQSMELPKTAGGGEAWEVSFSSPSPKQAHLPDVRGSPGPQPSDPPVSETSDGQPKPELAAVNGADPISPQRVRGAVEAPGTPKSLIPGPLDLGPTANRTESPVGSLKPDEAEEWPGRPQSHPPAPPVQAPSTSRRGLIRVTTQRALGQPPPPEPSASSTASVPASSPPANATAPPLRWGPLRRVLSFSWELHVYGVGVLFLLPALLALASLAAAPAGPRLALVAAVLVLVAAGLRSAYMLTDPYGSQARLGLRAGLVLYNLPFPLLLTSLAALTLLGLGVGLPQQLQNPLLLGALALAHGLGLLATDLLSARPALNLLAQGLSCAWGAAVALGTLCLCRRRLLDGPRGWDASPGPRLLAVAGALGLLASGLQLAAALWLYPGPGRVGRFSWAWWGVHFWLRLLELTWALTLALAALASARPRPPTEHACWAKLLRLACPTPSSKSEVPERPNNCYAGPSGVSAGTLAISKSLIRNPAEGGPPATPSSGAWGSAASLSRGPQGGPGLSRSSVGPAPSISELDLRPPSPINLSRSIDAALFREHLVQDSVFRRCGLRCLASPPPGGALRSRRGSHPDAELDALGSSLLRGRSRSLSDVRMRGPVPPHVADEVDAAASRSSVDSFSRGSLKISWNPWRHGLSSVDSLPLDELPSTVQLLSTPAPALAPARSGEPQNGIQPRCKTGDSRSASSDTIEL; encoded by the exons ATGCGGCGTGGAGCGCAGCTTCAGGGACGCGCGCAAGGTGAACGCGGGGGCTGCCAGCTTGGCGCCCAG GCTCATTCGGTAAGGACTGGAAGCAGAGGGCTCGAGGCCCAGGCATCAGCGTGGAGCatggcccccagcccctggggctGCATGGATGGCTTCCTGCTGCTATTGCCCCTGCTGTCCCTGGGgaccagccctgccctgggccgGGGCCTTCCCAGACCCCTTGAGGACTCAGAACCACACTTGACCCTTGGAGCCCATGACAGAGGCCCTCTTGACATGGAGCGTCGGGCCTTCGACTTCTTCGGGGAGAAGCCCCGAGACCAGAGCCCCTGGAACACCAGTGTTGCCCAGGTCCCTGCTGAGGAGATGCCAGAGAGGCCCGAAGACACCCTTGGCCCAGCCCTGCATGGACCTAAAGCAGCCCATGGGGCTCAGAGAGAAGGACTCTCAGTGACCGACGACCTCCAGGTGGCTCAAGGGCCAATTTCTCAGGGCTGGACAGGACCTCCTGACTCACAGGAGCCTATGGATCAGGAAGCACCAATCCCCTATCCACTGGggcccccccacctccctttctTCCCCACGACTCCCAGACTCCAACTCCGGCTAGCCACAGTTCCTCCCACGTCGGCGGAACCTGGAGGCCAAGTGGGACAGCTACCACCTAGAGATGGTCTATCGGCCAAAGGCAAGACCAGGGTCTCAGAGACGTTTCCCTGGGACCACAAGGGCCCTTCCCCAACTCTTGCGCCCCACCCGGATATTGTGGCGAGGCCAGGGCTGGAAGAACAGGGTGGGGATGAAGAGGACTTCCAGGAGGCAGCTCAAGGCCCCCTCTCCACCCAACAGGGTCCAGCAGCCCCTGATACTGGCTCAGTATCACCAGCTGAGGGGGCATCCTCTCAGGAGCCTGAGTCCCAGCCAGACCTGGCACTGGCCAGAAGCCTTCCTCCCACTGAGgagcagtccatggagctgcccAAGACGGCTGGAGGTGGGGAGGCCTGGGAAGTCAGTTTTTCAAGTCCCTCCCCCAAACAGGCTCACCTCCCTGATGTCAGGGGCTCACCAGGACCTCAACCATCAGATCCCccagtctcagagacttctgatGGGCAGCCCAAGCCAG AGTTGGCAGCAGTGAATGGAGCAGATCCCATCTCCCCTCAGCGGGTGAGAGGTGCAGTGGAGGCCCCAGGTACCCCCAAGTCCCTCATCCCTGGCCCCTTGGACCTTGGCCCAACTGCAAACCGAACAGAGAGCCCTGTGGGATCCCTGAAGCCAG ATGAAGCCGAGGAGTGGCCGGGGCGCCCCCAAAGCCAtcccccagcaccccctgtcCAGGCCCCCTCGACGTCTCGCCGGGGCCTCATTCGGGTCACCACGCAGCGCGCCCTGGGCCAGCCACCCCCTCCGGAGCCCTCAGCCAGCTCCACGGCATCagtccctgcctccagccccccAGCCAACGCCACGGCACCCCCTCTGCGCTGGGGTCCTCTGCGACGGGTGCTGAGCTTTTCCTGGGAGCTGCACGTTTACGGGGTGGGggtgctcttcctgctgcccgcGTTGTTGGCACTGGCGTCGCTGGCAGCCGCCCCTGCTGGGCCCCGGCTGGCGCTGGTAGCGGCGGTGCTGGTGCTGGTAGCGGCGGGGCTGCGGTCCGCCTACATGCTCACCGACCCGTATGGCTCGCAGGCACGGCTGGGTTTGCGCGCCGGCCTGGTGCTCTACAATCTGCCCTTCCCCTTGCTACTCACCTCGCTGGCGGCCCTGACCTTGCTGGGTCTGGGCGTGGGGCTGCCACAGCAGCTGCAAAACCCGCTCCTCCTGGGAGCGCTGGCGTTGGCGCACGGCTTGGGGCTGCTCGCCACAGACCTGCTGTCAGCGAGGCCTGCGCTCAACCTCCTGGCCCAGGGTTTATCGTGCGCCTGGGGCGCGGCCGTGGCTCTGGGCACTCTCTGTCTGTGCCGTCGCCGCCTGTTGGACGGGCCGAGGGGCTGGGATGCCAGCCCGGGCCCGAGGCTGCTGGCCGTGGCCGGCGCGCTGGGGCTGCTGGCCAGCGGCTTGCAGCTGGCGGCGGCGCTCTGGCTGTACCCGGGCCCGGGCCGGGTGGGCCGCTTCTCGTGGGCTTGGTGGGGCGTCCACTTCTGGCTGCGCCTACTGGAGCTGACATGGGCACTCACCCTGGCACTGGCCGCTCTGGCCTCCGCGCGGCCCAGGCCGCCCACAGAGCACGCTTGCTGGGCTAAGCTGCTGCGCCTGGCGTGCCCCACGCCCTCTAGCAAGAGCGAGGTGCCGGAGCGGCCCAACAACTGCTATGCGGGGCCCAGTGGCGTCAGCGCAGGTACCCTGGCCATCAGCAAGAGCCTCATCCGCAATCCGGCGGAGGGTGGGCCTCCAGCCACGCCCAGTTCCGGCGCCTGGGGTTCGGCTGCGTCACTGAGCCGCGGTCCCCAGGGTGGCCCCGGACTGTCCCGCAGCAGCGTGGGGCCGGCGCCATCGATAAGCGAGCTGGACCTGCGGCCGCCATCACCCATCAACCTGAGCCGCAGCATCGATGCCGCGCTCTTCCGAGAGCACTTGGTGCAAGACAGCGTCTTCCGACGCTGCGGCCTCCGCTGCCTGGCCTCCCCGCCGCCCGGGGGCGCGCTGCGGTCGCGCCGGGGCAGCCACCCCGACGCGGAGCTCGACGCCTTGGGTTCTTCGCTCCTCCGAGGCCGAAGCCGGTCGCTTAGCGACGTGCGCATGCGCGGCCCGGTCCCGCCACACGTGGCGGACGAAGTTGACGCGGCGGCTTCCCGCAGCTCCGTGGACAGCTTCTCCCGGGGCTCGCTCAAGATCAGCTGGAACCCGTGGCGTCACGGGCTGTCATCGGTGGATAGTCTGCCTCTGGATGAGCTGCCCAGCACAGTGCAGCTACTGTCTACCCCAGCTCCTGCCCTGGCTCCCGCGCGGTCTGGGGAGCCCCAGAATGGGATCCAGCCTCGCTGCAAGACGGGAGACTCGCGCAGCGCCTCCAGTGACACCATCGAGCTTTGA